The Candidatus Polarisedimenticolaceae bacterium DNA window CGGTAACGATCGGCGCGGTCGTAGTCCGAGTAGTACTGGATGGCCCACAGGTAGACGAAGTCGGCGACCGTCGAGGCGTGCCCCAGGCTGACGGCGCGCAGGTACTTGCCGTTCGGCAGGTAGAGGAGCTCCTCGCTGCCGCGCCCGCGATCCTCGAGCGCGACGAGCCGGCCGCGGGCGGTGGCGGCGAGGATGGCCGACGCCGCGAAGAGCGCCGCGAGAACGGACCGCGTCATCAGAGAAACTCGCGGCGCTCGAAGACCAGGCAGGCCAGGACCAGGACGGCGAGCGCGTAGAACACGCCGTAAGCGATCCCCGCTCCGATGTACCCGGGGGCGATGGGAGCGCCGTGGACGGCGGCGGCCTTCACGTCGAGGCGGTCGAAGTTCGGAAGCACCGCGTGGAGAACGTCGCACAGGGTGCGCGAAGGTCCGTCGACCATGCGCTTCTTGAGCAGGTCGAAGCTCCACGACAGGTGCCCGGCGACGTAGGTGGCGACGGTCCCGACCGACGCGAGGATCGGATTCGTGAAGCTCGAGAAGAGCACCGCGAACGCCGCGAGGACCGCCAGCTCGACGTAGATGAGGACGATCGCCGGGAGAAGCGTGACCGGAGACTCACCTTTCAAGGCGACGGCCGCGAGGACCGCCGCACCGGTGAGGACGACGCTTGCGGCCAGGACGAGGAGGAGGCCCGCGTACTTGCCCACGATGAACTGCCACCGCCGGACCGGCTGAGCGAGGAGCGTCAGGACCGTGCGCCGCTCGATCTCCTTGAAGACGAGCGAGACTCCCACGAAGACCGCCGTGAGTACGCCGAAGAGGAGAACCGACGAGAGGCCGAGGTCCTTGACGATCTTCGTCTCGCTTCCCACCGTGAGGAGCGAGACGAAGCGCGACAGTGCGACGATCGCGAGCGCGAATCCGAGGATGAGATAGAGGATCCGGTCGCGGATCGCTTCGCGAAACGTGTTCAGAGCGATGGCGACGAGCGCGGTCATCGCGCCCTCTCTTCCGCCTGGGCGCGCCCGATCTCTCGCAGGAACAGATCTTCGAGCGATTCGCGCCGTGGCCAGACCGAGACCACCTCGCCCCCGGCGCCTTCGACCGCATGAAGGAGCCGCGTGAGCGCTTTCGGATCGGGCACCTTGAACAGCGTCGTTCCGTCGGGTGCGTCGGTCCGCTCGCCCGCGACGGGCGAAGGCGCGGGTCCCCGGACGGAGACCTCGATCCACTTGGCGTCGCGCGAGACGAGATCGTCCAGGCGTCCGACCGAGCGGAGCTTCCCTCGGAAGACGATCGCCACGCGGTCGCAGAGCATCTCGGCGTCCTGGAGGATGTGGCTCGAGAAGAAGACGGTCTTGCCCGCGGCGCGCAGGCCGAGGATGAGGTCCCGCACTTCCCGTCGCCCGATCGGGTCGAGCCCCGACATCGGCTCGTCGAGGATGACGAGGTCGGGATCGTGCTGGATCGCCTGCGCGAGCCCGAGTCGCTGGGTCATCCCCTTCGAGAGCTTCCTGAGCGCCGTCTTCTCGCGGCCCGCGAGACCGACGCGCGCGAGCGCCGCGCGGATCTTGGCCGCGCGGTCCGCTGCCGGAATCCCCTGAAGGCGTCCGTACAGATCGAGGAACTCGACCGGATTCAGGTAGTCGTAGAAATAAGGATTCTCGGGAAGGAAGCCGAGGAGCCTCCGCGCGGCGGGATCCTGCGGAGGCCGGCCGAACAACCGCACCGTGCCTCGGTCGGGTCGCAGGAGCCCCAGCATCATCTTGAGCGTGGTGGTCTTGCCGGCGCCGTTCGGACCCAGAAGCCCGAAGATCTCACCCGGCTCGACCGTGAGGCTGAGGCCTTCCACCGCGACGGTCCGTCCGATGCCGAGGTGGCCTCGGAAGGACTTCACGAGGTCTTTAATTTCGACGACGGGGGACATCGCGGATCGAATCTAGTGCCGCGTTCCGGTTAGGCCAAGATGCGACGCCGGCGTGGCGCCCCGTCGCTCCAGCAAGTCGTCGTAGAGCGCTTCCACCTCGAAAAGCATGCGCCGGATGTCGAATTCTTCGCCGAGCGCGGCCCGCCCCGCCCCACCCATCCTCTCGCGGAGACGCCTGTCGAGAACGAGGGGAACGACCGCCGACGACGCCGCTTTCGGCCGGCCGGCCGGAACGAGATGTCCGGTCTCCCCTTCCCGAATGACCTCCGCAGTGCCGCCGGTGTCGGTCGCGACGACCGGCAGGCCGGCCGCCATCGCTTGCAGGACGCCGCGCGGAAGACCTTCGAACAAGGACGTCAACAAGAAGATGTCGGCCGCCGCGAGAAGGGCGCGCACGTCGTCACGCCAGCCGAGGAGGCGGATGACGCCCTGCAGGCCGCCACGCTCGATCGCCGCCTCGACCTCGGAACGCAGCTCCCCGTCCCCCGCGATGAAGAACCTCGCGCGCGGGGCCGCGGCGTGGATGAGGCGAGCGGCCTCGACGAAATCGAGCGGCCCCTTTTGCGGTTTGAGGTTGCCGACGGAGCCCACGACCACGTCGTCGGCCGCGAAGCCGAGCGCCGCGCGGGAGCGCTCGCGCTCGCCGGGCCCGGCTTCGTAGGCGACGGGATCGATCCCGCTCCGGATCAGGTGGTACTGGGACGGCTCGCCGATGCCGAGCGCGAGCCCCTTCGCACGATCGGAGGCCGAGACGCACACGAGGGCGCCGGTCATGCGCGCCGCGGCGCGCTCGAGCTCGACGAACCCGCGCCTCGTCGCCGGCGTCTGCGTGTCGTTGAAGCTCCATCCGTGCACCGTGTGAACGACGGCGCGGACTCCCGCGGCGCGTGCGGCGAGGCGGCCGAGGATCCCCGCCTTCGAGGAGTGCGTGTGGACGAGGTCGACGTCCGCCATCATCGCGGCGAGGCGGGCGATCGCGTAGGCGTCGTGGACCGGGTCGATCGGGTGCCGGAGCCACGGAAGGAAGCGCACGTCCGCGTCGCCGATCGCGCGTGTCTCGTCGTCGAGCCGGCCGCCCTCGCCGGCCCACAGCGCGACCCGGAACCGGCGGCGATCGTGGTGCCGGACGCAGTAGACGGTGTTCTGCTGCGCTCCGCCCAGCTCCAGGCGCGTCACCAGATGGACGATCGTGGGACGGTCAGCCGCCATGGCGCTCGAGGAAGAGGCCGATCGAGACGAGGTTGAAGAGCGGAAGACCGAGACTCTGCGAGCCCGCGCGGTGCTTGGCGAGGAGGCGCCGCGCCGCCTTTCGGTCGAGGCCGGGCCAGCGCCGGAGATGCGCGTCATCCAGGCCCGCGTCGGTGAGACCGGCGAGCGGACCGCGGATCCACGCGTCGAGCGGGAGATCGAATCCCTTCTTCCGGCGCATCACGATCTCCTTCGGAACGAGCCCGGCGAGCGCGCGGCGGAGAA harbors:
- a CDS encoding ABC transporter permease, which produces MTALVAIALNTFREAIRDRILYLILGFALAIVALSRFVSLLTVGSETKIVKDLGLSSVLLFGVLTAVFVGVSLVFKEIERRTVLTLLAQPVRRWQFIVGKYAGLLLVLAASVVLTGAAVLAAVALKGESPVTLLPAIVLIYVELAVLAAFAVLFSSFTNPILASVGTVATYVAGHLSWSFDLLKKRMVDGPSRTLCDVLHAVLPNFDRLDVKAAAVHGAPIAPGYIGAGIAYGVFYALAVLVLACLVFERREFL
- a CDS encoding ABC transporter ATP-binding protein, yielding MSPVVEIKDLVKSFRGHLGIGRTVAVEGLSLTVEPGEIFGLLGPNGAGKTTTLKMMLGLLRPDRGTVRLFGRPPQDPAARRLLGFLPENPYFYDYLNPVEFLDLYGRLQGIPAADRAAKIRAALARVGLAGREKTALRKLSKGMTQRLGLAQAIQHDPDLVILDEPMSGLDPIGRREVRDLILGLRAAGKTVFFSSHILQDAEMLCDRVAIVFRGKLRSVGRLDDLVSRDAKWIEVSVRGPAPSPVAGERTDAPDGTTLFKVPDPKALTRLLHAVEGAGGEVVSVWPRRESLEDLFLREIGRAQAEERAR
- a CDS encoding glycosyltransferase family 4 protein; this encodes MAADRPTIVHLVTRLELGGAQQNTVYCVRHHDRRRFRVALWAGEGGRLDDETRAIGDADVRFLPWLRHPIDPVHDAYAIARLAAMMADVDLVHTHSSKAGILGRLAARAAGVRAVVHTVHGWSFNDTQTPATRRGFVELERAAARMTGALVCVSASDRAKGLALGIGEPSQYHLIRSGIDPVAYEAGPGERERSRAALGFAADDVVVGSVGNLKPQKGPLDFVEAARLIHAAAPRARFFIAGDGELRSEVEAAIERGGLQGVIRLLGWRDDVRALLAAADIFLLTSLFEGLPRGVLQAMAAGLPVVATDTGGTAEVIREGETGHLVPAGRPKAASSAVVPLVLDRRLRERMGGAGRAALGEEFDIRRMLFEVEALYDDLLERRGATPASHLGLTGTRH